One stretch of Periplaneta americana isolate PAMFEO1 chromosome 1, P.americana_PAMFEO1_priV1, whole genome shotgun sequence DNA includes these proteins:
- the LOC138695191 gene encoding retinol dehydrogenase 11-like isoform X1, producing the protein MSFLTNIYFWAFIFILLGIKLYFKITTGICMSIRRLDGKTVIVTGANTGIGKETARDLARRGAKVILACRDLKKAEEASDEIIASTGNINVKVQHLDLSSLSSVRQFAEHINKTELRLDVLINNAGAAGMNHKLTRDNLSIGMQVNHFGPFLLTCLLVGLLKKSAPSRIVMVSSILHKYANFDIDNLNSEKWFGSTQVYNCSKLANILVANELARRLKGTGVTANSLHPGTVITDVWRRASRITKAFVFGILKFYVKDSVEGAQTTIHLAVSEEVEKVSGKYFVDCKEAKPSKLALDEGLAKKLWEKSEMMVGLKSEENPF; encoded by the exons ATGAGTTTTCTCACGAACATTTATTTTTGGGCCTTTATTTTTATACTTCTAG GAATAAAACTTTACTTCAAGATAACGACTGGAATATGTATGAGCATTAGAAGATTGGACGGCAAAACTGTTATCGTGACAGGAGCGAACACGG GCATTGGCAAAGAGACAGCACGTGATCTTGCTCGAAGAGGAGCGAAAGTCATCCTTGCTTGCAGGGATTTGAAGAAAGCAGAGGAAGCTAGCG ACGAAATTATTGCCAGCACTGGAAACATCAATGTGAAGGTACAGCACTTGGATCTGAGTTCTCTTTCGTCGGTACGCCAGTTCGCTGAACACATCAATAAGACAGAACTTCGCCTCGACGTACTCATCAACAATGCAGGTGCTGCTGGTATGAATCACAAGTTGACACGTGACAATCTTTCTATCGGGATGCAAGTCAATCACTTCGGACCGTTCCTGTTGACATGTCTTCTAGTAG GACTGTTGAAGAAATCAGCGCCCAGCCGCATTGTAATGGTCTCATCAATACTGCATAAGTACGCGAACTTCGATATTGATAATCTAAACTCCGAAAAGTGGTTTGGAAGCACGCAAGTGTACAACTGCAGTAAATTAGCAAATATTCTAGTGGCCAATGAATTGGCAAGAAGGTTGAAAGGTACAG GGGTCACCGCAAACAGTCTTCATCCTGGTACCGTTATTACAGATGTGTGGAGGCGCGCATCACGAATAACAAAAGCATTTGTTTTTGGTATTCTCAAGTTTTATGTAAAG GATTCTGTGGAAGGTGCACAAACCACGATACATCTGGCAGTGTCCGAAGAAGTAGAGAAAGTATCCGGAAAATATTTTGTTGATTGCAAG GAAGCCAAACCTTCAAAGCTAGCACTAGATGAAGGTCTTGCCAAGAAATTGTGGGAGAAGAGCGAGATGATGGTTGGTCTCAAGAGTGAAGAAAATCCCTTTTAG
- the LOC138695191 gene encoding retinol dehydrogenase 14-like isoform X2 gives MSIRRLDGKTVIVTGANTGIGKETARDLARRGAKVILACRDLKKAEEASDEIIASTGNINVKVQHLDLSSLSSVRQFAEHINKTELRLDVLINNAGAAGMNHKLTRDNLSIGMQVNHFGPFLLTCLLVGLLKKSAPSRIVMVSSILHKYANFDIDNLNSEKWFGSTQVYNCSKLANILVANELARRLKGTGVTANSLHPGTVITDVWRRASRITKAFVFGILKFYVKDSVEGAQTTIHLAVSEEVEKVSGKYFVDCKEAKPSKLALDEGLAKKLWEKSEMMVGLKSEENPF, from the exons ATGAGCATTAGAAGATTGGACGGCAAAACTGTTATCGTGACAGGAGCGAACACGG GCATTGGCAAAGAGACAGCACGTGATCTTGCTCGAAGAGGAGCGAAAGTCATCCTTGCTTGCAGGGATTTGAAGAAAGCAGAGGAAGCTAGCG ACGAAATTATTGCCAGCACTGGAAACATCAATGTGAAGGTACAGCACTTGGATCTGAGTTCTCTTTCGTCGGTACGCCAGTTCGCTGAACACATCAATAAGACAGAACTTCGCCTCGACGTACTCATCAACAATGCAGGTGCTGCTGGTATGAATCACAAGTTGACACGTGACAATCTTTCTATCGGGATGCAAGTCAATCACTTCGGACCGTTCCTGTTGACATGTCTTCTAGTAG GACTGTTGAAGAAATCAGCGCCCAGCCGCATTGTAATGGTCTCATCAATACTGCATAAGTACGCGAACTTCGATATTGATAATCTAAACTCCGAAAAGTGGTTTGGAAGCACGCAAGTGTACAACTGCAGTAAATTAGCAAATATTCTAGTGGCCAATGAATTGGCAAGAAGGTTGAAAGGTACAG GGGTCACCGCAAACAGTCTTCATCCTGGTACCGTTATTACAGATGTGTGGAGGCGCGCATCACGAATAACAAAAGCATTTGTTTTTGGTATTCTCAAGTTTTATGTAAAG GATTCTGTGGAAGGTGCACAAACCACGATACATCTGGCAGTGTCCGAAGAAGTAGAGAAAGTATCCGGAAAATATTTTGTTGATTGCAAG GAAGCCAAACCTTCAAAGCTAGCACTAGATGAAGGTCTTGCCAAGAAATTGTGGGAGAAGAGCGAGATGATGGTTGGTCTCAAGAGTGAAGAAAATCCCTTTTAG